In a genomic window of Occallatibacter riparius:
- a CDS encoding VWA domain-containing protein, with protein sequence MNSRTLLSAVALCALFAPGVLRAQETADQQGSIFTTQTTVVLVPTLVRDKNGAIVYTLKPEDFRLTDDGVPQKLTLDADGGSEPLALVVVLEVGGAGARQFEKYDTLAPPLGPMLGSIVGGVQQRRVAVVTFDSEPDLLQPFTSDVDQAARALRGLRPGCGRQHHFDNCAWPTAIHDVPLGDNGAAILDSLAYAVNLLRVEPPSYRRAILLISETLDRGSQTTIEQAVRAITESNTTIYSIGFSTAKSEASHYAARQLPTQPSGRPSGILSLENHHPNPPNGCMGKDPNPDPDAPLSRWSQFYDCMGQLLPPLTFAKMAAIATGDSLQKNVPATVARLTGGEYFKLGNEKSLERDLAAISNRLPNRYALSFHPQSPRAGLHTLRLSLPGYSGLEVTARTSYWAEASATTGHR encoded by the coding sequence ATGAACAGCCGAACCCTTCTGTCCGCCGTTGCGCTCTGCGCTCTTTTCGCGCCTGGCGTGTTGCGCGCGCAGGAGACGGCCGATCAACAAGGCTCCATCTTCACGACGCAGACTACTGTCGTGCTTGTTCCGACGCTGGTGCGGGATAAGAATGGTGCGATTGTTTATACGCTGAAGCCGGAGGATTTTCGGCTGACCGATGATGGCGTGCCGCAGAAGCTGACGCTGGATGCAGATGGAGGCAGCGAGCCACTGGCACTGGTGGTGGTACTCGAGGTCGGCGGCGCTGGAGCGCGGCAGTTCGAGAAATATGACACGTTGGCGCCGCCGCTTGGGCCAATGCTCGGATCTATCGTTGGCGGGGTGCAGCAGCGGCGAGTGGCGGTGGTGACCTTCGATAGCGAACCGGACCTGCTGCAACCCTTTACAAGCGATGTGGACCAGGCGGCACGGGCGCTGCGCGGGTTGCGTCCCGGGTGCGGTCGGCAGCATCATTTCGACAATTGCGCGTGGCCCACTGCCATTCACGATGTGCCGCTGGGTGACAACGGCGCCGCGATTCTCGACTCGCTCGCTTACGCCGTGAACTTGCTGCGGGTTGAGCCGCCGAGTTACCGGCGCGCGATTCTGCTGATCAGCGAGACACTCGATCGCGGCAGCCAAACGACGATTGAGCAGGCTGTGCGGGCAATCACCGAGTCGAACACGACCATCTACAGCATCGGGTTCTCCACGGCGAAGTCGGAGGCGTCGCACTATGCGGCGCGGCAGTTGCCGACGCAGCCGAGCGGCAGGCCGTCGGGGATTCTGAGCCTGGAGAACCACCATCCCAATCCGCCGAACGGGTGCATGGGCAAGGACCCGAATCCCGATCCAGATGCGCCGCTCAGCCGGTGGTCGCAGTTCTACGACTGCATGGGGCAGCTTCTGCCGCCGCTGACGTTTGCCAAGATGGCGGCGATAGCTACGGGTGACAGCCTGCAGAAGAATGTGCCGGCGACGGTGGCACGGCTGACCGGCGGCGAGTATTTCAAATTGGGCAACGAAAAGAGCCTGGAGCGGGATCTGGCGGCGATCAGCAATCGGCTGCCGAACCGGTATGCGCTGAGCTTCCATCCGCAATCGCCGCGGGCGGGACTGCATACGCTGCGGCTGAGTCTGCCTGGATATTCAGGATTGGAAGTGACGGCGCGGACGAGTTATTGGGCGGAGGCTTCAGCGACGACGGGGCATCGTTGA
- a CDS encoding HlyD family secretion protein yields MAETTTTPASTEQETEIVQPRSRRRGIIIIVVAIIAVAALAFWWHSTFYEDTDDAQVSGHLIQVSSRIQGQVLHVDVAENQVVKKGDPIAELDPRDYQVAVENAKAALASAQAAAQAANVAVPLTTINTGSNLTSANAQLSGSHAQVQQAQGQLQAAQARVTQAQANATKAQNDLERYKPLVEKDVISKQQFDAAVAANAAAQAAVADATASAAAAADAVRVARQQEAASEASVKYAQTGPQQIAAQNAHARQAAAQVQQAQAQLDQAELNLSYTKIVAPDDGIITRKSVEVNQNVSSGQNLLTLVSLSDIWVTANFKETQLKHMGPNQPVEISVDATGKSYPAHVTQIGGATGSVLSLFPPENATGNYVKVVQRVPVRIDFDDLKRDDPNHQLRPGLSVEPKVRVKQ; encoded by the coding sequence GTGGCGGAAACAACGACAACGCCCGCTTCAACAGAGCAGGAAACAGAGATCGTCCAGCCGCGGTCGCGGCGCAGGGGCATCATCATTATCGTGGTCGCGATTATCGCGGTCGCTGCTCTGGCGTTCTGGTGGCATTCCACTTTTTATGAGGACACGGACGACGCCCAGGTCAGCGGGCACCTCATCCAGGTCAGCTCGCGTATTCAGGGCCAGGTTCTGCACGTCGACGTGGCGGAGAATCAGGTCGTCAAGAAGGGCGACCCCATCGCCGAACTCGATCCGCGCGACTACCAGGTCGCCGTCGAAAACGCGAAGGCCGCGCTGGCCAGCGCCCAGGCCGCAGCGCAGGCTGCGAACGTCGCCGTTCCTCTCACCACCATCAACACCGGAAGCAATCTGACCTCGGCCAACGCCCAGTTGTCCGGCAGCCACGCGCAGGTGCAGCAGGCCCAGGGACAGCTCCAGGCGGCCCAGGCCCGTGTAACCCAGGCGCAGGCCAACGCCACCAAGGCGCAGAACGATCTCGAACGCTACAAACCGCTGGTTGAGAAGGACGTCATCAGCAAGCAGCAGTTCGATGCCGCCGTTGCTGCAAACGCGGCAGCGCAAGCTGCCGTCGCGGACGCCACCGCCAGCGCGGCAGCGGCCGCCGATGCGGTGCGCGTGGCTCGCCAGCAGGAAGCCGCGTCCGAGGCCAGTGTGAAATACGCCCAGACCGGCCCGCAGCAGATTGCGGCGCAGAACGCGCACGCCCGCCAGGCTGCAGCACAGGTGCAGCAGGCCCAGGCGCAGTTGGACCAGGCGGAACTGAACCTCAGCTACACCAAGATCGTGGCTCCCGACGATGGCATCATCACCCGCAAGAGCGTCGAAGTGAACCAGAACGTCTCCAGCGGGCAGAACTTGCTCACGCTGGTCAGCCTGAGCGACATCTGGGTGACGGCCAACTTCAAAGAAACCCAGCTCAAGCACATGGGGCCCAACCAGCCCGTGGAGATCAGCGTCGACGCGACCGGCAAGAGCTATCCCGCGCACGTCACCCAGATCGGCGGCGCAACCGGTTCGGTCCTGAGCCTCTTCCCGCCTGAGAACGCCACCGGCAACTACGTCAAGGTGGTGCAGCGCGTCCCGGTCCGCATCGACTTCGACGACCTCAAGCGCGATGACCCCAACCACCAGCTCCGCCCCGGCCTCAGCGTCGAACCCAAGGTCCGGGTGAAGCAATAA
- a CDS encoding metal-dependent transcriptional regulator translates to MRDSIHVSKENYLKAILEAEAEGRQVIPATLAHWLEVSPPAVTMALRRLKRDGYVLVGDDGIVRLTEKGRETAYQTALRHHLIERMLSEIFGMEWYEIHEEAERLEHAVSPAFEAKLKEKLGEGACPHGNAVLPLDPATRKLQGEVPLSEAPEGKQYRVVSLQERDPLLLRFLHRNGIGPGQTLRVLSQNYDQTVSIELDNGNSILGRPAAEAVWLRPGGTNKSE, encoded by the coding sequence ATGCGCGATTCGATACACGTCTCGAAGGAAAACTATCTCAAGGCCATTCTCGAGGCCGAGGCCGAAGGCCGCCAGGTCATCCCAGCCACGTTGGCCCACTGGCTCGAGGTGTCGCCGCCCGCCGTAACCATGGCCCTGCGCCGCCTCAAACGCGACGGTTACGTCCTGGTCGGCGACGACGGCATCGTCCGCCTCACCGAAAAAGGCCGCGAGACCGCCTATCAGACCGCCCTGCGCCACCACCTCATCGAGCGCATGCTGAGCGAGATCTTCGGCATGGAGTGGTACGAGATTCACGAAGAAGCCGAGCGCCTGGAGCATGCCGTCTCGCCCGCCTTCGAGGCCAAGCTGAAAGAGAAGCTCGGCGAGGGAGCCTGTCCCCACGGCAACGCCGTGCTGCCCCTCGACCCCGCGACGAGAAAGCTTCAAGGCGAAGTGCCTCTATCTGAGGCCCCCGAGGGCAAGCAGTACCGAGTAGTCAGCCTGCAGGAACGCGACCCGCTGCTCCTTCGCTTTCTGCATCGAAATGGAATTGGCCCCGGGCAAACCCTCCGCGTCCTCAGCCAGAACTATGACCAAACCGTCTCAATCGAGCTGGATAACGGAAACTCCATCCTCGGAAGGCCGGCCGCCGAAGCGGTCTGGCTCCGCCCCGGCGGGACAAATAAGTCAGAATAA
- a CDS encoding Nramp family divalent metal transporter produces MATDINRDLVVTEPSLPEVNASVRISGSPFYWRRLLGFIGPGFLISVGYMDPGNWATDIAGGSQFGYTLLFVIMLSNLMAILLQSLSLKLGVATERDLAQLCRESTGRVGGAVLWLMAEIAIAACDMAEVIGSAIALNLLFHIPLFWGVLITGLDVLLILLLQRWGFRAVEAIVIVLIGTILALFIVQTVLSRPEYGTALGSLFIPSPIILTDRKVLFIAIGMLGATVMPHNLYLHSSIVQSRRYKRTPEGKREAIKFANLDSALALTLALFVNAAILIVAAAVFHRTGHFEVGAIEDAYKLLSPLVGATFASTLFAVALLASGQNSSITGTLAGQVVMEGFVHMKLAPWLRRLITRAIAIVPTIVVVAFYGEHGTEKLLLLSQVILSLQLSFAVIPLVIFTSSRKHMGEFVNAPWQKGLAWVVASVIVGLNGWFLVLMAK; encoded by the coding sequence ATGGCCACCGACATTAATCGAGATCTAGTGGTGACCGAACCCTCTTTGCCCGAGGTGAACGCCAGCGTGCGCATCTCCGGCTCGCCCTTCTACTGGCGTCGACTGCTGGGCTTTATCGGACCCGGCTTCCTGATCTCAGTCGGGTACATGGATCCCGGCAACTGGGCAACCGACATCGCGGGCGGCTCGCAGTTCGGCTACACCCTGCTCTTCGTCATCATGCTCTCCAATCTGATGGCGATCCTGCTGCAAAGCCTGAGCCTCAAACTAGGAGTCGCGACCGAGCGCGATCTGGCGCAGCTCTGCCGCGAATCGACCGGCCGGGTCGGTGGCGCGGTGCTATGGTTGATGGCCGAGATCGCGATTGCGGCCTGCGACATGGCCGAGGTGATCGGTTCGGCAATCGCGCTGAACCTGCTCTTCCACATTCCGCTCTTTTGGGGAGTGCTGATCACCGGCCTGGACGTGCTGCTGATCCTCCTGTTGCAGCGCTGGGGCTTCCGCGCCGTCGAGGCCATCGTGATCGTGCTCATCGGGACGATCCTGGCGCTGTTCATCGTTCAAACGGTGCTTTCCCGCCCGGAATACGGAACCGCGCTGGGGAGCCTCTTCATCCCGTCGCCGATCATCCTGACAGACCGAAAAGTCCTGTTCATCGCCATAGGCATGCTGGGCGCAACGGTGATGCCCCACAACCTCTACCTGCATTCCTCCATCGTGCAGAGCCGGCGCTACAAGCGGACGCCGGAAGGCAAGCGAGAAGCCATCAAATTCGCCAATCTTGACTCCGCGCTCGCCCTGACGCTGGCCCTCTTTGTAAATGCCGCCATCCTCATAGTCGCTGCGGCGGTGTTTCATCGCACTGGACACTTCGAGGTAGGAGCCATCGAAGACGCCTACAAGCTGCTGAGCCCGCTGGTGGGTGCCACGTTTGCCAGCACGCTGTTCGCGGTCGCCCTCCTGGCCTCTGGACAGAACTCGTCCATCACGGGCACCCTCGCCGGCCAGGTGGTAATGGAAGGCTTCGTGCACATGAAGCTCGCCCCCTGGCTGCGTCGCCTGATCACGCGTGCGATCGCCATCGTTCCCACCATCGTGGTGGTCGCGTTTTATGGCGAGCACGGCACAGAGAAGCTGCTGCTGCTGAGCCAGGTCATCTTGTCGCTCCAGCTTAGTTTTGCCGTAATCCCGCTGGTGATATTCACCAGCAGCCGAAAGCACATGGGCGAGTTCGTCAATGCGCCGTGGCAGAAGGGCTTGGCCTGGGTGGTCGCCTCGGTAATCGTGGGGCTTAACGGATGGTTTCTGGTGCTGATGGCGAAGTAG